The genomic interval ATGGCCAACTGGATGGCCTGGAAGCCCGTCTGGATGGCCTGGAAGCCCGACTGGATGGCCTACCCCATCTGTCTCTACCACACCAACGGCGACTCCGAGCCTTCCAATCTGTCCTCCTGCATTGAACCGACTCCCGAATGCGGATCAGCCGCCCATCGAGTGCATCAATATGCCGCCGGGGACCAACCCGGGTGGACCCCTTGAGCCGGTAGATAGAAACACAGGCCCGAAGCGCCGCTCTATCTTTGACTGGTTCAAGGGCAACAACAacgaggaggacaaggaggacaaggagaataACAAGGACAACAAGGACAACTAAGAATCCCCTGGAATCGGGACATGAAGCttatgttttttttttaatttatttcttttgtgtATTTTCCGTTTTTCGGCGCTGGCGGCTAGATCTTCATAGTCGTGGCATACCAATAGATTGAGTGCAAGTGGAGAGTGAACGAGTACGTAGTGAGTGTGCTGTAGTTGACATGCGCGGCTGAGTTCCCAAAAATAGCGAGTAATGTGACTGCCTGAACTcgatcttttctttccatcttgaaTCACTCACTCTGTCGGTTCTCTGTCTCATTCGCCCTCGTGCTTTCTTTTTAGGGTCTTTTCCATCGCTCCGGCACGTTCTCTCGTTCCCCTGCCGAGCGCGcatcctctctttcctcgTGCTCCCGAATTGACACCTCCGCACTTAACCCCCTACGTCACGTTTTGAGGGCGCCAACAGCCCTCCTTTGTGGCCCGTGATGGCTGCCAACGAGTATTATCACCGAAATCCCCCCCAGCCACCCAGTTACGACCATGTTCCTGACACGATGGACCGACCACTACCGCCAGTCCCCGGGTACGGCTTCGCGGGCCCCAACACATACAGAGATGACGACCCGGCGGTCCCCTACCACTCGCGATACAGCCAACAATCACTCGCTTCGGACGGTGGAGGATACGAAAACTCCGGTCGCATGGCGGACGGCGACCAGTACGCCGAGAATATACCCCTCAAATCCGCGACACAAAACGCCCACAACATGAACCCGGAGTGGATGGAGCGACCGCCATCACCAGGAGGATTCTACGATAATGATCGTCAAAATAGCC from Penicillium psychrofluorescens genome assembly, chromosome: 5 carries:
- a CDS encoding uncharacterized protein (ID:PFLUO_007552-T1.cds;~source:funannotate), whose translation is MKYAVIAAMGIAGTAIAAPVQPQGEPGPGNGQGGDQGHGNPDPTSTSTTTPAWETTPPPWESQTATVSWPTSVTIPRGVPTPSGWPTGWPTGWPGSPSGWPGSPTGWPTPSVSTTPTATPSLPICPPALNRLPNADQPPIECINMPPGTNPGGPLEPVDRNTGPKRRSIFDWFKGNNNEEDKEDKENNKDNKDN